Genomic DNA from Methanofollis sp. W23:
GAGCGGTCTCCCCAAAGTGCTGCACCATGGTCGGGTGTCCTTTCTGTTCGCTGATCGCCTGCATCGCCGCGGAAGGGATGGGGGTGCCGTGCCAGATCCTGGCGGCGGTCCCCTCGAAAAATGGGAACGACCTTCACCTTATCATAGGGCCGCGTCTGCTGGCCTCACCGTGACCCAGAGGTGGAGGTCGCGGTAACTCGCGTTGATCCTGTCCTGGTCCCAGACCGCATCTGACGGCACCGTCTCGTTGAAGAGGAGGAACTGGAGACGGTTCATATCGGTCCTGGAGACCGTGAAGTTGTACGGACGTTCAACGGTCTTGTTGTGCGGGACGGTGACGGTGAACCGGTCGAGCCGCTCCATATCGTTGATCCTGGAGGTATTGGTCGTCCTGTCGAGGGTCTGGTTGGTGAGCAACACCTCCACGGTATAGGGCACCTCCCTGTACTCGTGGTTCCCGACGCCGATGATCAGGGACTGTTCGCTCCCGGTGAAGAAGGAAGTCGGGTAGTCAGCGGCCTTCCCCCCTGCACCGAGGATATAGAACTCGGTGAAGTGTTCACCTTCTTTGGGGACGACGATGACATAGACGGTCGTCACGATCGCCGTAAGGATCGAGAGGACCAGGATCACCGAGAGGGCACG
This window encodes:
- a CDS encoding DUF1616 domain-containing protein encodes the protein MSPDEEYARARVAVDLWSVPKDIIFIALWTVATVAAIYLPVLHGTFVQAVFGLPMVIFIPGYALIAALFPNNEDIDGIERVALSFGLSIAVTPLIGLGLNYTPWGIRLEPILTSLIIFTFVMLAIAHWRRTLLPRDQRFFVPFKEMVAEAKTELFPEEQSGLDRALSVILVLSILTAIVTTVYVIVVPKEGEHFTEFYILGAGGKAADYPTSFFTGSEQSLIIGVGNHEYREVPYTVEVLLTNQTLDRTTNTSRINDMERLDRFTVTVPHNKTVERPYNFTVSRTDMNRLQFLLFNETVPSDAVWDQDRINASYRDLHLWVTVRPADAAL